One Siniperca chuatsi isolate FFG_IHB_CAS linkage group LG5, ASM2008510v1, whole genome shotgun sequence DNA window includes the following coding sequences:
- the tor2a gene encoding prosalusin isoform X1 → MLSGKCSPLFHIVTCFLEVEKLQTGRSSLGEGALRLSVRQQAAKMLAILSVLFLFLYNPVCGVFQKLYCTISDSCDCDFKPNIRDLEWDLYKNVYGQHLAQDIVSEEVAKFLQNKSPERPLVLSFHGSSGTGKTLVSSMVGNHLYGSAMSSPYVHQFVPTLHFPLPDQVKVYRKKLKSWVQGNLTECARSVFFFDEMEKMPPGLIDVLEPFLGPSHVVFRTNYRKAIYIFIGTTGEEVINKMALENRQAGRDREDIKLADLQEAIAQTVYNSNTSGFFQSSIIRQKLITRFVPFLPLSRSHVERCVRSQLCQRGSCGRSDVVEAVGGYMSYTPVQGQYFSSTGCKAVPAKINLFL, encoded by the exons ATgctttctgggaaatgtagtcccCTCTTTCATATCGTTACGTGTTTCCTCGAAGTGGAAAAACTACAAACTGGCCGGTCGTCGTTAGGAGAAGGAGCACTCCGGCTTTCTGTACGCCAACAGGCAGCCAAAATGTTGGCCATcctgtctgtgctgtttttattcctttatAACCCAGTTTGCGGCGTTTTTCAGAAACTTTACTGCACCATATCAGACAGCTGTGACTGCGATTTTAAACCGAATATCAGAG ACCTGGAGTGGGATCTCTACAAGAATGTTTATGGACAACACCTGGCCCAGGACATCGTATCAGAGGAGGTGGCGAAGttccttcagaataaaagcccCGAGCGGCCCCTGGTGCTGTCCTTCCATGGCTCCTCTGGAACAGGAAAGACGCTGGTCAGCTCCATGGTGGGAAATCATCTGTACGGCTCTGCGATGAGCAGCCCGTACGTCCACCAGTTTGTTCCCACGCTGCACTTCCCCTTACCTGACCAGGTCAAGGTCTACAGG AAGAAGTTGAAGAGCTGGGTGCAGGGGAACCTGACGGAGTGCGCTCGCTCGGTCTTCTTTTTTGACGAGATGGAGAAGATGCCTCCAGGTCTTATAGACGTCTTGGAGCCCTTCCTGGGTCCCTCCCACGTTGTGTTTCGCACCAACTACCGCAAGGCCATCTACATCTTCAtcgg caccacaggagaggaggtgaTTAACAAAATGGCTCTGGAGAACCGGCAGGCTGGACGGGACAGAGAGGACATCAAGTTGGCCGACTTGCAGGAAGCCATCGCACAAACGGTTTACAACAGCAACACAA GCGGCTTCTTCCAGTCCAGCATCATCCGGCAGAAGCTCATCACCCGCTTCGTTCCCTTCCTGCCGCTGAGCCGAAGCCACGTGGAGCGCTGTGTCCGCTCGCAGCTCTGCCAGCGGGGCAGCTGCGGACGCAGTGACGTGGTGGAGGCAGTAGGGGGCTACATGAGCTACACTCCCGTCCAGGGACAGTACTTCTCCTCTACCGGCTGTAAGGCCGTCCCTGCCAAAATCAACCTCTTCCTGTAA
- the tor2a gene encoding prosalusin isoform X2: MLSGKCSPLFHIVTCFLEVEKLQTGRSSLGEGALRLSVRQQAAKMLAILSVLFLFLYNPVCGVFQKLYCTISDSCDCDFKPNIRDLEWDLYKNVYGQHLAQDIVSEEVAKFLQNKSPERPLVLSFHGSSGTGKTLVSSMVGNHLYGSAMSSPYVHQFVPTLHFPLPDQVKVYRKLKSWVQGNLTECARSVFFFDEMEKMPPGLIDVLEPFLGPSHVVFRTNYRKAIYIFIGTTGEEVINKMALENRQAGRDREDIKLADLQEAIAQTVYNSNTSGFFQSSIIRQKLITRFVPFLPLSRSHVERCVRSQLCQRGSCGRSDVVEAVGGYMSYTPVQGQYFSSTGCKAVPAKINLFL; encoded by the exons ATgctttctgggaaatgtagtcccCTCTTTCATATCGTTACGTGTTTCCTCGAAGTGGAAAAACTACAAACTGGCCGGTCGTCGTTAGGAGAAGGAGCACTCCGGCTTTCTGTACGCCAACAGGCAGCCAAAATGTTGGCCATcctgtctgtgctgtttttattcctttatAACCCAGTTTGCGGCGTTTTTCAGAAACTTTACTGCACCATATCAGACAGCTGTGACTGCGATTTTAAACCGAATATCAGAG ACCTGGAGTGGGATCTCTACAAGAATGTTTATGGACAACACCTGGCCCAGGACATCGTATCAGAGGAGGTGGCGAAGttccttcagaataaaagcccCGAGCGGCCCCTGGTGCTGTCCTTCCATGGCTCCTCTGGAACAGGAAAGACGCTGGTCAGCTCCATGGTGGGAAATCATCTGTACGGCTCTGCGATGAGCAGCCCGTACGTCCACCAGTTTGTTCCCACGCTGCACTTCCCCTTACCTGACCAGGTCAAGGTCTACAGG AAGTTGAAGAGCTGGGTGCAGGGGAACCTGACGGAGTGCGCTCGCTCGGTCTTCTTTTTTGACGAGATGGAGAAGATGCCTCCAGGTCTTATAGACGTCTTGGAGCCCTTCCTGGGTCCCTCCCACGTTGTGTTTCGCACCAACTACCGCAAGGCCATCTACATCTTCAtcgg caccacaggagaggaggtgaTTAACAAAATGGCTCTGGAGAACCGGCAGGCTGGACGGGACAGAGAGGACATCAAGTTGGCCGACTTGCAGGAAGCCATCGCACAAACGGTTTACAACAGCAACACAA GCGGCTTCTTCCAGTCCAGCATCATCCGGCAGAAGCTCATCACCCGCTTCGTTCCCTTCCTGCCGCTGAGCCGAAGCCACGTGGAGCGCTGTGTCCGCTCGCAGCTCTGCCAGCGGGGCAGCTGCGGACGCAGTGACGTGGTGGAGGCAGTAGGGGGCTACATGAGCTACACTCCCGTCCAGGGACAGTACTTCTCCTCTACCGGCTGTAAGGCCGTCCCTGCCAAAATCAACCTCTTCCTGTAA
- the sh2d3cb gene encoding SH2 domain containing 3Cb isoform X2, protein MRSGRLCAEAQSVSRVQLSGSARWTVREEMCEVRDVKCRSVRCGERERSLQDLMDSNGEYVKFSKDKFWLEPPSETLRKQLEEELKLSGSNLKSHAWYHGRIPWEVSESLVVNHGDFLIRDSQSSQGDFVLTSHWEQKTLHFLIRKTAVQSSETYTRVQYGLEGEAFDSLPALVHFYVGSRAALTRWSGAQIHRPVNRMLPLSYLETAFCTAVSPPACHRGLRNGGVGGEERVCPRSPSSLHHREADVNREQDDRPLLTAGESSLSTLYNTPQSRSPSLSRAGSVAPSLSRGLDTARPLPSPNSTLHRQCNDRPQPHLNQDSPSSDAGGSCYTELYPGPQSYVERLRAEEGPVGVDPLRVEDGNLYFSPVVETVSSFKPSRYQSPLMPKENKPLEVGILRRVKELLAEVDPRTAAKHITKADCMVARILEVTPEVQRMMGVSSGMELLTLPHGQQLRLDLMERFQTMATTLAVDVLGCTGTTEERAGLLHKIIQIAAELKSTMGNMFGFAAVMRALELPQVSRLEQTWTALRQRHTEGAILYEKTLRPFMKSLNDGRESCPLSNTTFPHVLPLLSLLEKSMAVGEGTEPWETVEVGVDVVMFHLGAARTIAQLGGIYRSNAESRLQGFQEQAEVLELFLTDFQMRLLWGSRGAAESQALRYAKFDQVLSALSNKLEPPVRPC, encoded by the exons tctgcAGGACTTGATGGACAGCAATGGAGAATATGTGAAG TTCTCCAAAGACAAGTTCTGGTTGGAGCCGCCGTCAGAGACGCTGAGgaagcagctggaggaggagctgaagctGAGCGGCAGCAACCTGAAGAGCCACGCCTGGTACCACGGACGCATCCCCTGGGAg GTGTCGGAGAGCCTGGTGGTGAACCACGGCGACTTCCTCATCAGAGACTCTCAGTCCAGTCAGGGCGACTTTGTCCTCACCAGCCACTGGGAGCAGAAAACACTTCACTTCCTCATCAGGAAGACGGCGGTCCAGTCCAGCGAGACGTACACTCGGGTCCAGTACGGCCTGGAGGGCGAGGCCTTCGACTCTTTACCGGCTCTCGTTCACTTCTACGTGGGCAGCAGGGCGGCTCTGACCCGGTGGAGTGGAGCTCAGATTCACCGGCCGGTCAACAGGATGCTGCCTCTCAGCTACCTGGAGACGGCCTTCTGCACCGCCGTCAGCCCGCCGGCCTGCCACAGAGGGCTGAGGAACGGCGgcgtgggaggagaggagagggtcTGTCCGAGAAG TCCTTCCTCTCTCCACCACAGGGAGGCAGATGTAAACAGGGAGCAGGACGACCGGCCTCTGCTGACTGCTGGAGAatcctctctctctactctctacAACA CCCCACAGTCTAGAAGCCCTAGCCTTAGCCGGGCAGGCAGCGTGGCTCCATCCCTCTCCAGGGGCTTGGATACCGCCCGACCCCTTCCCTCCCCTAACAGCACCCTCCACAGACAGTGTAACGACAGACCCCAACCGCATCTGAACCAGGACTCCCCATCCTCTGACGCAGGTGGAAGCTGCTACACAGAGCTGTACCCCGGCCCTCAGAGCTACGTGGAGAGGCTGCGAGCGGAGGAAGGGCCAGTGGGCGTCGATCCTCTGAGGGTGGAGGATGGGAACTTGTACTTCTCACCGGTGGTGGAGACGGTCTCTTCTTTCAAACCGAGCAGGTACCAGTCGCCGCTGATGCCCAAGGAGAATAAGCCTTTGGAGGTGGGCATCCTGCGGAGGGTGAAGGAGCTGCTGGCTGAGGTCGACCCCAGGACGGCAGCCAAACATATCACCAAGGCTGACTGCATG GTGGCCAGAATTCTGGAGGTGACTCCGGAGGTGCAAAGGATGATGGGAGTTAGTTCTGGGATGGAGCTGCTCACATTGCCGCATGGCCAACAGTTGAGACTGGACCTGATGGAGAG GTTCCAAACCATGGCGACCACGTTGGCTGTGGATGTCCTGggctgcacagggacgactgaGGAGAGGGCCGGTCTGCTGCATAAAATCATCCAAATCGCTGCTGAGCTCAAGAGCACCATGGGCAACATGTTCGGCTTCGCTGCTGTCATGAGAGCATTAGAGCTGCCGCAG GTGTCCCGTCTGGAGCAAACCTGGACGGCGTTACGGCAGCGACACACAGAGGGCGCTATTCTCTACGAGAAAACTCTGAGGCCGTTTATGAAGAGTCTGAACGACGGGAGAG AAAGCTGTCCGCTGTCCAACACCACCTTCCCCCACGTCCTACCcctcctgtctctgctggagaAGAGCATGGCGGTGGGTGAGGGGACAGAGCCGTGGGAGACGGTGGAAGTCGGGGTGGACGTGGTCATGTTCCACTTGGGGGCGGCGAGGACCATCGCTCAGCTGGGGGGCATCTACCGCTCCAACGCTGAGAGCAGACTACAAG GTTTCCAGGAGCAGGCTGAGGTCCTGGAGCTCTTCCTCACCGACTTCCAGATGAGGCTGCTGTGGGGGAGCAGGGGAGCCGCGGAGAGCCAGGCTCTGCGATACGCCAAGTTTGACCAGGTGCTGAGCGCCTTGTCCAACAAGCTGGAGCCGCCTGTCAGACCGTGCTGA
- the LOC122875732 gene encoding UDP-glucuronosyltransferase 2B31-like → MYRLTLVVLAVLLCSSPLVNGGKVLVFPVDGSHWVNMKVLIEELHSRGHEITVVRPSDSWYIKPDSPHYQSITLNSSAGFDAKHFGSFISAMLNMRREGASFWSRISLEYELVVQFYEMHKKVLQMVGEMFENTKLMQNLHDAKYDLVLTDPAIGGGVLLGHRLGLPLVLNVRWTVEGEGHQAIAPSPISYIPIPGTELTDKMTFPQRLKNFLYYFFTCFQIWYVTEPNYKPFVHRYFGKDVHYMELFQAADIWLMRNDFTFEFPRPTMPNIIYMSGFQCKPSKPLSKELEDFVQSSGEHGVIVMTLGTLVAKLPEDIAEDIAAAFAQLPQKVIWRHEGKRPSTLGNNTLLLDWLPQNDLLGHPKTRVFVAHGGTNGIQEAIYHGVPLVGLPLMFDQPDNFFRMKARGVAKVLDIATVNKDNFLEALKEVLYEPTYREKMKALSNLQRDQPIKPLDHAMFWIEFVMRHKGAPHLRTDSYKMSKIQYYSIDVVAFLLAVILLVLTVFITAAKFLWRRVFSRSKVKKE, encoded by the coding sequence ATGTACCGACTGACCTTGGTAGTACTTGCAGTGCTGCTCTGCTCTTCACCTTTGGTAAATGGAGGGAAAGTCTTGGTATTCCCTGTGGATGGAAGCCACTGGGTCAACATGAAAGTCCTCATCGAGGAGCTTCACTCCAGAGGCCATGAAATTACAGTGGTGCGGCCATCAGACAGCTGGTACATCAAGCCAGATTCCCCTCACTACCAGTCCATCACTTTAAATTCCTCTGCTGGTTTTGATGCGAAACACTTTGGGTCATTTATATCCGCAATGCTGAACATGCGGAGGGAAGGTGCTTCATTTTGGTCTCGTATATCTCTGGAATATGAACTGGTGGTACAATTCTATGAGATGCATAAGAAGGTGCTTCAGATGGTGGGGGAGATGTTTGAGAATACCAAACTGATGCAGAACCTCCACGATGCCAAATATGATTTGGTTCTGACGGACCCTGCAATTGGTGGAGGGGTGCTTCTGGGTCACCGTTTGGGTCTTCCACTTGTCTTAAATGTGAGGTGGACTGTTGAGGGTGAGGGGCATCAGGCAATTGCACCTTCCCCGATATCCTATATCCCAATACCTGGGACAGAGCTGACTGACAAGATGACATTTCCCCAGCGGCTCAAGAACTTCCTGTACTATTTCTTCACGTGTTTTCAAATTTGGTACGTCACAGAACCGAACTACAAACCATTTGTCCATCGTTACTTCGGAAAAGACGTACATTACATGGAGCTGTTTCAGGCGGCAGACATCTGGCTGATGAGGAACGATTTTACCTTTGAGTTCCCCCGACCCACAATGCCAAACATCATCTACATGTCAGGATTTCAGTGCAAACCCTCCAAGCCCCTGTCTAAAGAACTAGAGGATTTTGTCCAGAGCTCTGGTGAACATGGCGTCATCGTTATGACATTGGGAACCCTGGTGGCAAAACTTCCTGAGGACATTGCTGAGGACATTGCCGCTGCTTTTGCCCAACTTCCTCAGAAGGTGATCTGGAGGCACGAAGGCAAAAGACCATCAACCCTCGGCAACAACACCTTACTCTTGGACTGGCTGCCTCAAAACGACCTCCTGGGTCACCCCAAGACCAGAGTGTTTGTGGCCCATGGAGGCACCAATGGAATCCAGGAGGCCATCTACCACGGCGTCCCCCTGGTCGGCCTGCCCCTCATGTTCGACCAGCCTGACAACTTCTTCAGGATGAAAGCAAGAGGTGTGGCAAAAGTCCTGGACATTGCAACTGTGAACAAAGACAACTTCCTGGAGGCACTGAAGGAGGTACTCTATGAACCGACCTACAGGGAGAAGATGAAGGCTCTGTCCAACCTGCAGAGAGATCAGCCCATAAAACCACTGGACCACGCCATGTTCTGGATTGAGTTTGTCATGAGGCACAAAGGTGCGCCGCATCTAAGGACTGATTCTTACAAGATGTCCAAGATCCAGTACTACTCGATTGATGTGGTGGCGTTTCTTCTGGCAGTTATTTTACTAGTATTAACTGTTTTTATTACTGCAGCAAAGTTTTTGTGGCGGAGAGTGTTTTCTAGAAGCAAAGTCAAAAAGGAATGA